Proteins encoded in a region of the Carassius auratus strain Wakin chromosome 21, ASM336829v1, whole genome shotgun sequence genome:
- the LOC113038197 gene encoding voltage-dependent anion-selective channel protein 1, giving the protein MAIPPTYVDLGKSARDIFTKGYGFGLIKLDLKTRSENGLEFKSSGSANTETSKVAGTLETKYKWAEHGLTFTEKWNTDNTLGTEITLEDQLAKGLKLTFDSSFSPNTGKKSGKIKSSFQHEHINLGCDVDYDINGTAVHGAVVVGFEGWLAGYQTTFEAGRNRVTQSNFAVGYKSDEFQLHTNVNDGTEFGGSIYQKVNDKLETAVNLAWTAGNSNTHFGIAAKYQIDADASFSVKVNNSSLVGLGYTQTLKPGIKLTLSSLLDGRNINTGGHKLGLGLEFEA; this is encoded by the exons GTTTTGGTCTTATCAAGTTGGACTTGAAAACGAGGTCAGAGAATGGATTG GAGTTCAAGAGCTCCGGCTCGGCCAACACTGAGACCAGCAAGGTAGCAGGAACACTGGAGACCAAGTACAAGTGGGCAGAACACGGCCTGACCTTCACTGAGAAGTGGAACACGGACAACACTCTGGGCACGGAGATCACTCTGGAGGACCAG CTGGCTAAAGGGCTGAAGTTGACGTTTGATTCCTCCTTCTCTCCGAACACTGG CAAGAAGAGCGGAAAAATCAAGAGCAGCTTCCAGCATGAGCACATCAACCTGGGCTGTGACGTGGACTACGACATCAATGGCACCGCGGTGCACGGAGCCGTGGTCGTGGGCTTCGAGGGCTGGCTGGCCGGATACCAGACCACTTTCGAGGCTGGGAGGAACCGGGTCACTCAGAGCAACTTCGCTGTGGGCTACAAGTCTGACGAATTCCAGCTCCACACAAACGT GAATGATGGAACAGAATTTGGTGGCTCCATTTACCAAAAAGTGAACGATAAGCTGGAGACGGCGGTCAATCTGGCATGGACCGCTGGTAACAGCAACACCCACTTTGGCATCGCGGCCAAGTATCAGATCGATGCTGATGCTTCCTTCTCG GTCAAAGTGAACAATTCTAGCCTCGTCGGCCTGGGATATACCCAGACCTTGAAGCCTG GTATTAAGCTGACCCTCTCTTCTCTTCTGGATGGGAGGAACATTAACACAGGTGGCCACAAACTGGGGTTGGGTCTGGAGTTCGAGGCATAG
- the LOC113038196 gene encoding keratinocyte-associated transmembrane protein 2-like isoform X1, translating to MTSARKMAAARKTGSMNSAMRIMAVLLSLQILSMNCASVAKADATNKTRNKPGNDTLAPDESASSDSHQSQSGQMKNVNIRTKAADAPTTPDQTTDKPPEPTKSPADQTEPTTTPADQPEPTTTPADQPKPTTTPADQSKPTTTPADQPKPTTTPADQSKPTTTPADQSKPTTTPADQSKPTTTPADQSKPTTTPADQSKPTTTPADQSKPTTTPADQSKPTTTPADQPKPTTTPADQPKPTTTPADQPKAVSTPAAHNTESTSDYTSDRTTSPDSDMGFGYDDDDDDDDEHSSENLTEPPPNIKDEDERKNPILTEESNDQSKVPIYTPQDEDSHFFFHLVIIAFLVAIVYITYHNKRKLMQLAQSRRWRDTFCSRGVTYHRLDQNVNEAMPSLKMTENYIF from the exons ATGACGTCAGCGCGGAAGATGGCGGCGGCAAGAAAGACGGGCTCTATGAACTCCGCGATGCGAATAATGGCAGTTTTACTGTCACTGCAGATCCTTTCTATGAACTGCGCATCTGTTGCGAAAG CTGACGCGACTAATAAGACAAGAAATAAACCTGGAAATGACACTTTAGCACCAGATGAGAGCGCATCAAGCGACAGTCATCAGAGTCAATCAGGCCAGATGAAGAATGTCAACATCAGGACCAAAGCAGCTGACGCTCCCACCACTCCAGACCAGACTACTGACAAACCACCAGAGCCCACCAAATCACCTGCAGACCAGACCGAGCCCACCACAACACCTGCAGACCAGCCCGAGCCCACCACAACACCTGCAGACCAGCCCAAGCCCACCACAACACCTGCAGACCAGTCCAAGCCCACCACAACACCTGCAGACCAGCCCAAGCCCACCACAACACCTGCAGACCAGTCCAAGCCCACCACAACACCTGCAGACCAGTCCAAGCCCACCACAACACCTGCAGACCAGTCCAAGCCCACCACAACACCTGCAGACCAGTCCAAGCCCACCACAACACCTGCAGACCAGTCCAAGCCCACCACAACACCTGCAGACCAGTCCAAGCCCACCACAACACCTGCAGACCAGTCCAAGCCCACCACAACACCTGCAGACCAGCCCAAGCCCACCACAACACCTGCAGACCAGCCCAAGCCCACCACAACACCTGCAGACCAGCCCAAAGCTGTGTCCACCCCTGCGGCTCACAACACTGAGAGCACCTCCGATTACACAAGCGACCGCACCACATCTCCAGATTCAGACATGGGCTTTGGatacgacgatgatgatgatgatgatgatgagcatTCTAGTGAAAACCTCACTGAGCCACCTCCAAACATCAAGGATGAGGATGAGAGGAAAAACCCTATCCTCACTGAAGAATCTAATGATCAAAGCAAGGTCCCAATCTACACCCCACAGGATGAAGATTCCCATTTCTTCTTCCATCTGGTCATCATCGCTTTTCTGGTGGCCATTGTGTACATCACCTACCACAACAAGAGGAAG ctgaTGCAGTTGGCTCAGAGTCGCCGCTGGAGGGACACTTTCTGCTCTCGAGGGGTGACGTATCACCGGCTCGACCAGAACGTCAACGAGGCCATGCCCTCGCTCAAGATGACCGAAAATTACATCTTTTAA